A window from Thermodesulfovibrionales bacterium encodes these proteins:
- the prfA gene encoding peptide chain release factor 1, whose translation MLDKLLTIEEKYEELTRLLADPSVLSDPQRYQKYSKEQAELQPLIEKIREYKRVIKEIEEAEDILRGGDGDLRELAQTELSQLKEKKPVLEKELKLLLLPKDPRDEKNVILEIRAGTGGEEAALFAADLFRMYSRYAESKRWKVEIIDINSTGLGGIKEVIAVIQGKGAFSRLKYESGVHRVQRIPVTEAGGRIHTSTATVAILPEAEEVDIKIDERDLRIDTFCSSGPGGQSVNTAYSAVRIVHIPTGIIVQCQDERSQLKNKEKAMKVLRAKLLEMERQKQEEERAKERRQQVGTAERSERIRTYNFPQNRVTDHRIGLTLYKLQDVLDGNLDEIIDSLITHYQTEALKELQ comes from the coding sequence ATGTTAGACAAACTTCTTACTATAGAGGAAAAATACGAGGAGCTTACCAGGCTTCTGGCAGATCCCTCTGTTCTTTCTGATCCCCAGAGGTACCAGAAGTATTCTAAGGAACAGGCAGAACTTCAGCCCTTGATTGAAAAGATAAGAGAATACAAAAGGGTTATCAAGGAAATTGAAGAGGCTGAGGATATTCTTAGAGGCGGTGATGGAGACCTGAGGGAACTTGCACAGACTGAGCTTTCTCAACTAAAGGAAAAGAAACCCGTTCTTGAAAAGGAGTTGAAACTTCTTCTTCTACCAAAAGACCCCAGGGATGAAAAGAATGTAATCCTTGAGATAAGAGCAGGTACAGGTGGTGAGGAGGCTGCTCTTTTTGCAGCTGACTTATTCAGGATGTATTCCAGATATGCAGAATCAAAGAGATGGAAGGTGGAGATAATAGATATTAATTCTACAGGCCTTGGTGGAATTAAGGAGGTTATCGCAGTAATTCAGGGTAAGGGTGCCTTCAGCAGGCTTAAATATGAAAGCGGAGTCCACAGGGTTCAGAGGATACCTGTTACCGAGGCAGGCGGAAGAATTCATACATCCACAGCCACCGTTGCCATTCTTCCAGAGGCAGAGGAGGTTGACATAAAAATAGATGAAAGAGATCTCAGAATAGATACCTTCTGTTCCTCCGGTCCGGGAGGACAGAGTGTCAATACTGCCTATTCTGCTGTGAGGATAGTTCACATACCAACAGGCATAATTGTCCAGTGCCAGGATGAAAGATCCCAGTTAAAAAACAAAGAAAAGGCAATGAAGGTTTTAAGAGCAAAACTTCTTGAGATGGAGAGGCAGAAGCAGGAAGAAGAAAGAGCAAAGGAGAGAAGACAGCAGGTCGGCACAGCAGAACGCTCAGAGAGAATAAGGACATATAATTTTCCACAGAACAGGGTAACAGATCACAGGATAGGCCTCACACTTTATAAATTGCAGGATGTACTTGATGGGAATCTTGATGAGATAATTGATAGCCTTATCACCCATTACCAGACAGAAGCACTTAAAGAGCTTCAATGA